The Halomonas sp. KG2 genome segment CGCTACATGGCTACGGAAGCCGCGTTCGGCGTACTCTTCCTTAAAACGAATACCGCTGCGCCCGCTTTTGAGCGCGTCTAAGACCTGTTGCTGGTCGTTGCCTAAGCACGATACGATGCCAAGGCCGGTGACTACCACTCGTCGCATGGGAGCCTCCTGTCAGAAATTCGCAGTGGAGGTGAATAGGCCAACGCGCAAATCATTAGCCTGGTATATATCGCGTCCGTCGACGGATACAGTGCCGTCGGCGATGCCTAGAATAAGCCGACGGGTAATAATGCGCTTCACATTAATGTGATATGTCACTTTTTTCGCGTCGGGTAGAATTTGGCCGCTGAATTTGACCTCGCCACAGCCCAGTGCACGTCCACGGCCTGGGTGGCCAAGCCAACCCAGGTAGAAACCCACAAGCTGCCACATGGCATCTAGCCCCAAACAGCCTGGCATGACTGGGTCGCCGGGAAAGTGGCAATCAAAAAACCACAGGTCCGGGGTGATGTCCAGTTCGGCGATTAGCTCGCCTTTACCATGCACACCACCTTCTTCGTGAATGTGCATGATGCGATCAAGCATCAGCATGTTGGGAGCCGGAAGCTGTGCGTTGCCTGGGCCGAATAGCTCGCCGCGCGAGCAGGCCAGCAGTTCTTCGCGATCAAAGGAATGTTGCTTGGTCACTGAATCGTTCCGAGTATCAAGATGGTAGTTGGGTCTAGTCTACTTCCCGAAACCTCTGAATGCACGTTGTTGGGCACTTATCGTGTTTTCTCTACAGCTTTTTACCTGCCTGCCGATAGAGGTTGTTAGTATTTCGTTATTTCAAATACGCGATTCTGCACAATAAACGCCCTATTGACGTAATATGGTGTATCCATGTTTTTTTGTTAAGCGGCATGATGCCAGATCTGTAACCCATGCCCTGTTTGGCTCATTTATAGGACACACTAAACCGCCATGTGGCTGCCTGTTTCTCTTAATCGTCCGCTGGTATGGATGGCGTTAATAGCGCTGCCCGCTTGTGTGTGGGTGCCTGACTCGGCGTTACGTATGGTGGCGGCCAGCTTGGTTGTATTTGGTATGTGGGATGCTTGGAACCAAATACGCCAACAACATTTACGGCTACGCCTTTCGCAAAATGCCATAGGGTTGGCGAGCGACGCCATTGTCATCAGCGATGTGCATAACCGCGTCTTGACGGTTAATCCCGCCTTTACACAAATTACCGGCTTCGAAAGTCAGGAAATGATTGGCCGTAAGCTAGAGACGTTAGCGGCGCAGCGTCACGATAAAGCGTTTTATCAGACGTTTTGGAGCACGTTAAAGGCGACTGGCCGTTGGGAGGGCGAGATGTGGAATCGCCGCAAGCACGGTGATGAGTACCCCGAGTGGTTAAAGGTCCGTGCGGTTACCGACAAACGCGGCAAAATTACTCACTTTATCAGTCTCTTTACCGATATTTCCTCCCAAAAAGCCCGCGAGCGTGATTTGCGCCGAATTGGCTATGAAGACCCACTAACGGGGTTGCCAAACCGGCGCCGCTTACACGATCTGATGTCCTCTCGGCTGCGCCATTTGCGTGCGGGTGAAAGCTTGGATATGGCGTTGATTGATATTGACGGGCTCAAGTCGGTGAATGACAGCTTAGGGGTCGAGCAGGGCGACCGTTTGTTAGCGCGCTTTGCCCAACGATTAACGGGTTATATGGCTGGCAGTGTAGTGGGTAGGTTGGGTGGTGATGAATTTATGGTAATTCGCACGACCACCTTCGACGACCATGATCAGTGGGTAGCAACCCTGCGTGAGCACATGAGTCGACCATTCGAAATAAAAGATCAATCGCTACGTCTGGGGTTAACGATTGGTAGCTGTCGTGCCCCTGAAGATGGCAGTGATTCAGGCGTGCTGTTTCAGCGGCTTGAGTCTGCCTTATATAGTGCCAAGCGCTTAGGGCGTAATCTCAGTCAGCGGTTTCGCCCCGCGCTGGATAAACAAGATAACCCCCAGCTTGCTCTGGTGAGCGATTTACGGGCTGCGTTGATTTCCGGTGACCAGCTAGAACTGCATTACCAAACTCAGCATCACCCAGGGACTGGCGATTTAGTGGGAATGGAGGCGCTGCTGCGCTGGCGTCACCCTGAGGATGGCATGATCTCGCCAGGTGATTTTATACCGCTTGCTGAACGTCATGGACTGATGGCCGAACTCGGTAGCTGGGTGATCGAAAAAGCCTGTGCCCAGCAGGCGCATTGGCAATACAGCGGTATGCCAAAAGTGACGGTATGGGTCAATATTTCTGCGCTGCAGCTTTTTCAGGGAGACCTGGAAACTCAGCTGTCTAGTTGTTTAGAACGCTACCAGCTAAAAACGTCGCAAATTGGCTTGGAATTGACGGAATCTGTTTTGCTGGACGAACGCGCCGGGGATATGGGGCCTCGCCTGCAGGCGCTGCGTAACCAAGGCTATGCGATTGCCATCGATGATTTTGGTACTGGCTATTCATCGCTGGGTTATTTGAAGCGACTGCCGGTAGATAAAATTAAGCTAGATCGTGCGTTTATTCGTGAACTACCTCATGATCAAGCGGATGCCGCTATTGTAACGGCCGTGTTGGCGATGGCAGAGGGGATGGGACTGGAAGTGGTCGCCGAAGGTGTAGAAACTCAGGAGCAGTGTCAGTTTCTGGTTAACGCCGGCTGTACGTTAGTGCAAGGGTTCTATTTTGCGAGGCCCTTACCTGCTGCAGAGCTTGAACAGCGTTGGGCGCCGCGAATCCTGGCTGAATCAGTGCCTTCGTGAATGCTAAACGCCATGCTTGAAGCAAGTATTAATGAACGCCAGAGGCAGCGACCTTGTGGTTAGTGTAACGGCTGATACACCAACATAGCACTGCCCAAATAATGGCCTGTGCCGGCAGTAACCAGGGGGCTAAGCTAACGCCGGTGAGCGCTGCGCCGCCAACATAGGACAGTGGCCCGCTGACTGCACCGCAGACCGCCGCAATCATTGGGTGTTGCC includes the following:
- the fabA gene encoding 3-hydroxyacyl-[acyl-carrier-protein] dehydratase FabA, which translates into the protein MTKQHSFDREELLACSRGELFGPGNAQLPAPNMLMLDRIMHIHEEGGVHGKGELIAELDITPDLWFFDCHFPGDPVMPGCLGLDAMWQLVGFYLGWLGHPGRGRALGCGEVKFSGQILPDAKKVTYHINVKRIITRRLILGIADGTVSVDGRDIYQANDLRVGLFTSTANF
- a CDS encoding EAL domain-containing protein, coding for MWLPVSLNRPLVWMALIALPACVWVPDSALRMVAASLVVFGMWDAWNQIRQQHLRLRLSQNAIGLASDAIVISDVHNRVLTVNPAFTQITGFESQEMIGRKLETLAAQRHDKAFYQTFWSTLKATGRWEGEMWNRRKHGDEYPEWLKVRAVTDKRGKITHFISLFTDISSQKARERDLRRIGYEDPLTGLPNRRRLHDLMSSRLRHLRAGESLDMALIDIDGLKSVNDSLGVEQGDRLLARFAQRLTGYMAGSVVGRLGGDEFMVIRTTTFDDHDQWVATLREHMSRPFEIKDQSLRLGLTIGSCRAPEDGSDSGVLFQRLESALYSAKRLGRNLSQRFRPALDKQDNPQLALVSDLRAALISGDQLELHYQTQHHPGTGDLVGMEALLRWRHPEDGMISPGDFIPLAERHGLMAELGSWVIEKACAQQAHWQYSGMPKVTVWVNISALQLFQGDLETQLSSCLERYQLKTSQIGLELTESVLLDERAGDMGPRLQALRNQGYAIAIDDFGTGYSSLGYLKRLPVDKIKLDRAFIRELPHDQADAAIVTAVLAMAEGMGLEVVAEGVETQEQCQFLVNAGCTLVQGFYFARPLPAAELEQRWAPRILAESVPS